A window of Microbacterium hominis genomic DNA:
CCTACGCGGTCGCACTCCAGTTCGGCCTCATGCCGTCGGAGCTCCGCGCCGCCGCCGCCACGCGACTGGCCGACCTCGTCCACGCCGAGGGCAACCGCATCGCGACGGGCTTCGTGGGCACGCCGCTCGTGTCCGACGCCCTCAGTGCGAACGGCCGGCTCGCGACGGCGTACGACCTGCTGCTCGAGGAGGGATGCCCCTCGTGGCTGTACCAGGTCACCATGGGCGCCACCACGATCTGGGAGCGCTGGGACTCGATGCTCCCCGACGGCTCGGTCAATCCCGGGACGATGACCTCGTTCAACCACTACGCGCTGGGGGCGGTCGCCGACTGGCTGCACCGGGTGGTCGCGGGGCTCGCCCCGGATGGGCCGGGCTATCGCCGCATCCGCTTCGCCCCGCGTCCGGGCGGCGGACTCACCCACGCGTCGGCGCGGCACCGCACGCCGTACGGCGACGCGGCCATCGCCTGGCGTCTCGACGACGACGGCCTGCATGTGGACCTGGAGGTTCCGATCGGCACCACGGCTGTCATCGACATCGAGGGTCACGGTGACGAGGATCTCGTCCCCGGCCGGCACACCCGCACCTTCGCGGTTCAGCGATAGCCGTCCCATACGGGCGCGTGAAACGAGCGCCGCTCAGGCGAGCGCCGAGTCCGCCCACACGGCGACCGCCCACGGCCCGAGCGTCACCGTCTCCCCGCTCGGGTATGCCCGCCCGCCGTGGAGGAGATCCTGCGCCGCCCGCGCCGTCGTCACCGACGACGGATGGGGCGACCAGTTGTGCAGCACCCACACGCGCCCGCGGGGTCCGATGAGGGAGTGCGCGGTCATCGAGCCTGCGAGCCCGGCGACCGGCGGGGCGGGATCCGGCGCCGGGGCGACGGCCGCGAGGAGGCGTGCGAGCATGGCCCGATCCGCGATCGTGCCGACCGTGAGCACGCGCCCCTCCCCGAAGGAATGTGCGACCGCGGCGGCGAACCGTCCGTAATGGGGGTGCCGGTAGCCGGCCACCACCTCACCGCCTTCCGGAACGAGCCCGTCGATCCAGCCCGACGCGACGCCCTCGACCCCCTCGAGCGGCCCCGAACCGCGCAGAGCGATCTCGCCGGAGAGCGCGGCGAACTCGTCGTGTCGCACCCCGGCCGCCGCACGCAGCACCCCCGGCGCCGTCACCGACCGCACGCGCCCGAGGCCGTCGGCGACGCCCGTGCGCGGTCCGAGGATGAGCACCCCGCCGCGCCTCACGTACTCGACGAGCACGTCCATCGTTCGATCGGCGAGACAGAACAGTCCCGCAGCGACGACGATCGGGAACCGCGCGAGCATCGCGGTCGCGTCGGGGAGCTGACGCTCGTCGACGACGCCCGCCTGAAGCCCGGCATCCAGCACCGCGCGCGCGAACGAGCGCTGGATCCGCGCGAACGAGCGCGGATCAGCCGAGCCGTCGGCCCGGGCGAGCGGAGGCTCGAAGTCCATCATCCATTCCGCGTCGCGCGACGAGAGGATCGCGACCTGCGCATCGGGCACGGCATCGGCGAGCCAGTCCTCGGCTGCGGCGAACTGGGCGGCGATATCGGCGATCTCGCCGTGGATGCGGCCCGGGCGGAGGTCGTGGCCGAGGATCCCTCCCCAGTGCGACTCCCATCCCGAGTGCAGCGTGTGCCAGTGCCAGTACGACACCAGGCGCGCGCCGCGCGATGCCAGCAGCCAGGCGGTCTGGCCGAGCTGACCGGCGTACGGCGGGCGCGTCTGGTGGGCGGCGCCGATCGATGCGGCGCCGGTCTCCGTGACGAGGAACGGCTCCTGGCGCGACCCGCGCATGCGGTCGGCCAGGAGCACGAGCTGCGGAACGTCGTCGGCGAACCACTGGTCGCCCGCTCCCTCCCTCTCGAGCTGCAGGGCGTCCTGCGCGATCGCGTAGGCGTTGCCGCCGGCGATATCGAGGGTCGCGCCGACGGCGACGTCGTCCATCGCGGGGCGGCCGTAGGCGATGCAGGTCGTGAGAGCCGTGGTCTCAGCGACCAGCGGACGGACGACCTCCGCCTGCCACGCGAGGTAAGCGGTCGTCTGCTCAGCCTGGAACCTCCGCCACGCCAGATCATAGGCGGGCGTCGTGTTGCCTGCGGGCGCCCAGAGCTCGTCGAAGGAGGAGATGCGGTGCGACCAGTAGGCCAGGCCCCACGCCCGGTTGAGCTCATCCGGCGTCTCGAATCTGTCGGCCACCCAGCCCCGGAACCGCGCGACGAGCTGTTCGTTGTGGATGAGATGCAGGCCCGCTTCGTTGTCGAGCTGGACGGCCACGAGGGCAGAGTGCCGGCCGTGCCGGCCGACGACCGTCTCGATCACCCGCCGCGCGTACCCGCGGAACAGCTCCGACGTGTAGTCGACCTCCTGCCGCCCACCCCACGGCACCGGCGACCCGTCTCGGCGCACCACGGCGAGTTCGGGATGCTTCACCTGCAGCCACGGCGGAATGGCGTACGTCGGCGTGCCCAGGATCACGTCGATCCCGTGATCGGCCGCGCCGTCGAGCACGGGGGTGAGCCACTCGAGGTCGAATACGCCCTCACGGGGCTCCCATGTCGACCACACCGACTCGCCCACCCGGATGACGGAGAGCCCCGCCTCGCGCATCAGCTGCAGATCGATCGCGAGCCGCGAAGGATCGGGCAGGTATTCGTTGTAGTACGCCGAGCCGAGCCGCGGTCCCCGCCGCCAGTGCGCGAGCCGGTCGATGCGCCGGCGCGGGGCGGTGGTCGTCATCAGCGCACCCGGGTGATCCGCAGCGCGATCGCCTCGCCCTCGGGCAGGGCGAGCGCGGCATCCGCCGTCGCGAAGGCGTCGTTGCGCCGCACGTCGTCGAGTGTGAACGTGCGGCCCGCGGGCGTCACCGTCATGCCCCACGTGTCGATGACGTCGACCTCGAACCGGTCGCCGACCTCGAGCGGCACTCCGCCGCTCCCCTGCGGCAGGCGGAACGTCCACTGCGCGGGCGCCGACCGTCCGAGGTACTGCAGATACTGATCCCGCGCGCGTCCGGCAACATGGGCGGGATCATCCCACTTGTCGATGGGATCGAGGCCGGGGATCCGCAGCTCCTCCAGGATGCGGCGGAGGAAGGCGAGGCGCTGCGGCGACCGCCCCCGCAGTCGGCCGCCCTCGACCATGTGGAGGCTGCCGCTCGGAATCGCGAAGCTCTCGCCGTGCGATGCGTAGCAGCCCGCCACGGTCGTGATCCAGAACTGGTGCACGAGCTGCTCCGCGGCGATGTTCCCCCAGCGCTCCGGGATGTCGCCCTCGTACTTGATCTCGTCGAGCACCACGGGCTTGCGCCACACGTCCCGATAGAGCGAGGCGCGGCCGAAGTCGGTCGTCGCCGACCCGTTCTGGATCGACGCGTGGGTGACCCACGACTGGTTGTTGTCGTAGATCTCCTCCCAGTTGTGGATCGATCGGAGGTGGTCGTGCGGGTCGATCTCGGCCAGGAGCGCACCGATGCGATCCCAGCGCTCCTCGGGACGGTCGAGCTGGTCGTACTCGTTACACAGCGACCACCACACATGCGGGTGGGCCGAGAGGCGCGCGACGAGGTAGCGCAGGTAGGCGGCGTCCTCCTCCTCGGTCAACTCGTTCAACCCGAACTGCCCACGGTCGTACGCGTTGTAGATGAGGACGTCGGCCTGGATGCCACGAGCCCCGAGCATCTCGACGGCGCGGTCGAGGCGCTGGAAGAAGGCGGGCACCGGCCGGCTCACGTCGTACCGCCCGTCGGTCTTCTCGAACGGCATCAGCGCGGGAACGTGCTCGACGTACCCGCCGCCCTGCGGGAAGACCATGAACCGCAGCTTGTTGAACCCCGCCGCCGCGATCTCGTCCACGGTCTGCGTGAACAGCGGCTCGTCCTGGTGCAGCCAGTTGTACGCGGTCGCGCCGACCGGCCGGAAGGGTGTGCCGTCAGCGTGAGCGAAGTGGAACCGGTGTGCGACGCGCACGACACCATGGTCCCCCGCGGCGGCGCCGGCGACCTCGACCTCGCCGGTGAGGCCGTCGAGCGCGGCATCCTCGCTCTCGGTCCGCCAGGACCACGTACCCGGCTCCTCCGGCAGGAACCGCACGAGGTAGCGGCGGCCGCCGTCCCAGAATCCCTGGACGGCGCGTTCAGCTCCGCCGCCGGCGCGCACGAACGCGGTCATCGGCGTGCGGGTGGCGGGGATCGGCACCTCCGGTCCTTCGAAGACGAGCTCGACGATCTGGTGCGGGGCGGTCATGCGGGTCCTCCGGGGATGAAGCTGTCGGTGGGCGGGGGGACGCGATCGCGGATCAGGCGGTGCGCCAGTCGTGCGCTGCCTCGAACCCGAGCCGCTCCCGGATCCTTCGGGTGGACATCAGCGACTCGTACTCCCCGAGGTCGTCGTCGACCGCTGTGCCGGGGAACCACAGGGCGGCGAGCTCCCTCGTCGGCCGCGCGTTGCCGGACTCGGGCGCCGCGACGTTGTATACCTCGAATCCGGGCTCCGCCGCCGCGAGGGCCAGGGCGATCGCCGTCGCACCGTCGCGGGCATCGATCCACGAGCCGATGAGGTCCCGCCGATATCCGGGGTCGGCTGCGCGCGCGAAGGTGCCGTACTCGTCGGCCGCGACCACGTTGGTGAAGCGGAGCGCCGTGATCGACATCCCGTCGCCCCAGCGCACCAGCTGCGCAGCCAGTGCCTCCTCGACCACCTTCCCCAGGCCGTAGGTGTTGTTG
This region includes:
- a CDS encoding beta-galactosidase; the encoded protein is MTTTAPRRRIDRLAHWRRGPRLGSAYYNEYLPDPSRLAIDLQLMREAGLSVIRVGESVWSTWEPREGVFDLEWLTPVLDGAADHGIDVILGTPTYAIPPWLQVKHPELAVVRRDGSPVPWGGRQEVDYTSELFRGYARRVIETVVGRHGRHSALVAVQLDNEAGLHLIHNEQLVARFRGWVADRFETPDELNRAWGLAYWSHRISSFDELWAPAGNTTPAYDLAWRRFQAEQTTAYLAWQAEVVRPLVAETTALTTCIAYGRPAMDDVAVGATLDIAGGNAYAIAQDALQLEREGAGDQWFADDVPQLVLLADRMRGSRQEPFLVTETGAASIGAAHQTRPPYAGQLGQTAWLLASRGARLVSYWHWHTLHSGWESHWGGILGHDLRPGRIHGEIADIAAQFAAAEDWLADAVPDAQVAILSSRDAEWMMDFEPPLARADGSADPRSFARIQRSFARAVLDAGLQAGVVDERQLPDATAMLARFPIVVAAGLFCLADRTMDVLVEYVRRGGVLILGPRTGVADGLGRVRSVTAPGVLRAAAGVRHDEFAALSGEIALRGSGPLEGVEGVASGWIDGLVPEGGEVVAGYRHPHYGRFAAAVAHSFGEGRVLTVGTIADRAMLARLLAAVAPAPDPAPPVAGLAGSMTAHSLIGPRGRVWVLHNWSPHPSSVTTARAAQDLLHGGRAYPSGETVTLGPWAVAVWADSALA
- a CDS encoding apiosidase-like domain-containing protein, which produces MTAPHQIVELVFEGPEVPIPATRTPMTAFVRAGGGAERAVQGFWDGGRRYLVRFLPEEPGTWSWRTESEDAALDGLTGEVEVAGAAAGDHGVVRVAHRFHFAHADGTPFRPVGATAYNWLHQDEPLFTQTVDEIAAAGFNKLRFMVFPQGGGYVEHVPALMPFEKTDGRYDVSRPVPAFFQRLDRAVEMLGARGIQADVLIYNAYDRGQFGLNELTEEEDAAYLRYLVARLSAHPHVWWSLCNEYDQLDRPEERWDRIGALLAEIDPHDHLRSIHNWEEIYDNNQSWVTHASIQNGSATTDFGRASLYRDVWRKPVVLDEIKYEGDIPERWGNIAAEQLVHQFWITTVAGCYASHGESFAIPSGSLHMVEGGRLRGRSPQRLAFLRRILEELRIPGLDPIDKWDDPAHVAGRARDQYLQYLGRSAPAQWTFRLPQGSGGVPLEVGDRFEVDVIDTWGMTVTPAGRTFTLDDVRRNDAFATADAALALPEGEAIALRITRVR
- a CDS encoding NAD-dependent epimerase/dehydratase family protein, yielding MIVGVTGSGGKLGRATVDRLRADGHEVIGFDLTGAPGPGFTRVDLSDYGQTLDALLGVTARHGGLDAIVHLAAIPVNGLVPDAATFQNNVTVSFNVLFAAHRAGIRTAVSASSITAMGFPFDEAPPALPVDETYTSANNTYGLGKVVEEALAAQLVRWGDGMSITALRFTNVVAADEYGTFARAADPGYRRDLIGSWIDARDGATAIALALAAAEPGFEVYNVAAPESGNARPTRELAALWFPGTAVDDDLGEYESLMSTRRIRERLGFEAAHDWRTA